In Pan troglodytes isolate AG18354 chromosome 21, NHGRI_mPanTro3-v2.0_pri, whole genome shotgun sequence, one genomic interval encodes:
- the MMP9 gene encoding matrix metalloproteinase-9: protein MSLWQPLVLVLLVLGCCFAAPRQRQSTLVLFPGDLRTNLTDRQLAEEYLYRYGYTRVAEMRGESKSLGPALLLLQKQLSLPETGELDSATLKAMRTPRCGVPDLGKFQTFEGDLKWHHHNITYWIQNYSEDLPRAVIDDAFARAFALWSAVTPLTFTRVYSRDADIVIQFGVAEHGDGYPFDGKDGLLAHAFPPGPGIQGDAHFDDDELWSLGKGVVVPTRFGNADGAACHFPFIFEGRSYSACTTDGRSDGLPWCSTTANYDTDDRFGFCPSERLYTQDGNADGKPCQFPFIFQGQSYSACTTDGRSDGYRWCATTANYDRDKLFGFCPTRADSTVMGGNSAGELCVFPFTFLGKEYSTCTSEGRGDGRLWCATTSNFDSDKKWGFCPDQGYSLFLVAAHEFGHALGLDHSSVPEALMYPMYRFTEGPPLHKDDVNGIRHLYGPRPEPEPRPPTTTTPQPTAPPTVCPTGPPTVRPSERPTAGPTGPPSAGPTGPPTAGPSTATTVPLSPVDDACNVNIFDAIAEIGNQLYLFKDGKYWRFSEGRGSRPQGPFLIADKWPALPRKLDSVFEEPLSKKLFFFSGRQVWVYTGASVLGPRRLDKLGLGADVAQVTGALRSGRGKMLLFSGRRLWRFDVKAQMVDPRSASEVDRMFPGVPLDTHDVFQYREKAYFCQDRFYWRVSSRNELNQVDQVGYVTYDILQCPED, encoded by the exons ATGAGCCTCTGGCAGCCCCTGGTCCTGGTGCTCCTGGTGCTGGGCTGCTGCTTTGCTGCCCCCAGACAGCGCCAGTCCACCCTTGTGCTCTTCCCTGGAGACCTGAGAACCAATCTCACCGACAGGCAGCTGGCAGAG GAATACCTGTACCGCTATGGTTACACTCGGGTGGCAGAGATGCGTGGAGAGTCGAAATCTCTGGGGCCTGCGCTGCTGCTTCTCCAGAAGCAACTGTCCCTGCCCGAGACCGGTGAGCTGGACAGCGCCACGCTGAAGGCCATGCGAACCCCACGGTGCGGGGTCCCAGACCTGGGCAAATTCCAAACCTTTGAGGGCGACCTCAAGTGGCACCACCACAACATCACCTATTG GATCCAAAACTACTCGGAAGACTTGCCGCGGGCGGTGATTGACGACGCCTTTGCCCGCGCCTTCGCACTGTGGAGCGCGGTGACGCCGCTCACCTTCACTCGCGTGTACAGCCGGGACGCAGACATCGTCATCCAGTTTGGTGTCGCGG AGCACGGAGACGGGTATCCCTTCGACGGGAAGGACGGGCTCCTGGCACACGCCTTTCCTCCTGGCCCCGGCATTCAGGGAGACGCCCATTTCGACGATGACGAGTTGTGGTCCCTGGGCAAGGGCGTCG TGGTTCCAACTCGGTTTGGAAACGCAGATGGCGCGGCCTGCCACTTCCCCTTCATCTTCGAGGGCCGCTCCTACTCTGCCTGCACCACCGACGGTCGCTCCGACGGCTTGCCCTGGTGCAGTACCACGGCCAACTACGACACCGACGACCGGTTTGGCTTCTGCCCCAGCGAGA GACTTTACACCCAGGATGGCAATGCTGATGGGAAACCCTGCCAGTTTCCATTCATCTTCCAAGGCCAATCCTACTCCGCCTGCACCACGGACGGTCGCTCCGACGGCTACCGCTGGTGCGCCACCACCGCCAACTACGACCGGGACAAGCTCTTCGGCTTCTGCCCGACCCGAG CTGACTCGACGGTGATGGGGGGCAACTCGGCGGGGGAGCTGTGCgtcttccccttcactttcctgGGTAAGGAGTACTCGACCTGTACCAGCGAGGGCCGCGGAGATGGGCGCCTCTGGTGCGCTACCACCTCGAACTTTGACAGCGACAAGAAGTGGGGCTTCTGCCCGGACCAAG GATACAGTTTGTTCCTCGTGGCGGCGCATGAGTTCGGCCACGCGCTGGGCTTAGATCATTCCTCAGTGCCGGAGGCGCTCATGTACCCTATGTACCGCTTCACTGAGGGGCCCCCCTTGCATAAGGACGACGTGAATGGCATCCGGCACCTCTATG GTCCTCGCCCTGAACCTGAGCCACGGCCTCCAACCACCACCACACCGCAGCCCACGGCTCCCCCGACGGTCTGCCCCACCGGACCCCCCACTGTCCGCCCCTCAGAGCGCCCCACAGCTGGCCCCACAGGTCCCCCCTCAGCTGGCCCCACAGGTCCCCCCACTGCTGGCCCTTCTACGGCCACTACTGTGCCTTTGAGTCCGGTGGACGATGCCTGCAACGTGAACATCTTCGACGCCATCGCGGAGATTGGGAACCAGCTGTATTTGTTCAAGGATGG GAAGTACTGGCGATTCTCTGAGGGCAGGGGGAGCCGGCCGCAGGGCCCCTTCCTTATCGCCGACAAGTGGCCCGCGCTGCCCCGCAAGCTGGACTCGGTCTTTGAGGAGCCGCTCTCCAAGaagcttttcttcttctctg GGCGCCAGGTGTGGGTGTACACAGGCGCGTCGGTGCTGGGCCCGAGGCGTTTGGACAAGCTGGGCCTGGGCGCCGACGTGGCCCAGGTGACCGGGGCCCTCCGGAGTGGCAGGGGGAAGATGCTGCTGTTCAGCGGGCGGCGCCTCTGGAG GTTCGACGTGAAGGCGCAGATGGTGGATCCCCGGAGCGCCAGCGAGGTGGACCGGATGTTCCCCGGGGTGCCTTTGGACACGCACGACGTCTTCCAGTACCGAG